From Sphingomonas hengshuiensis, one genomic window encodes:
- a CDS encoding TonB-dependent receptor produces the protein MVLRDRKVARWLGVSTTVVAAMLAMPAFGQTASTDASVGVGQDQADDEAVITVTGRRAAIQAADERKRKSDSIINSIVADEAGKLPDNSITEVLQRVSGVSIVRFGALNDPDHYSVEGSGIQVRGLSGVASRLNGREIFSANGGRALIWGDVTPELMQAVDVYKSSTADLIEGGTGGQIDLRTKMPFDYSIGWHAAGSAEISYGDLAKDKDYALSGLIAGHWNTAIGDIGVLVDVATSRLTSLSNFFRAEPYFRQRLPGETSDVFIPGGFDIGDEEFKRDRTGIYAAVQWAPSPDLELSGVFFQSRYKNKNQSHFSQVTSTNFTVNRTGSKFDSNGGLISTNSLFLRDPNTFDPTGSAIGSGGGTEGTRSNTMTRDISGEFSWQPNQGPFKLSGAFQNVLSTSQADRLAVFRDVPFPSSFGFDLSGDFPTVTLPTLAPGQFTNPANYQWAAAMPHNELNRGTMNAVDLDAQYSFEDSFLRDIKIGGRWSERKERDLNNGYTWTALGRGWNGFGADYAPQLTFANAKPGDIDAYTFDNFFHGQIAVPTQMLWPTIDLVRNVDVDDLHRAPPANFCGAADWGNPTYTNCATAGPLPTSTYGGPRSRVNEFINTDLGIWRTQNWAAYAQARFGRDYQPGTMGVSGNLGVRIVHVKNESQGFIVQNANTIIRNGQIQDLALRTDPRGGTAKFTKVLPSVNLQLQPGEDVKLRAAFNITMDLPTFNATRGGGEIGVASVTNPANTPDQNFPNLFTNFTASTGNPFLKPAMSSNLDLAAEWYVKPGTMFFVNGFYKRVTDLPIYSLTQRQVTVRFSNGTSEVVTASASDVATATEAATVKGVELGGRAFLDMLPGLLAGFGAEANYTFVDSKNPGDLYRDIFGTIRNDAPLQGLSKHNYNIAALYERGRVSARVAYSWRSKYLQSTNSNGTTPTYSYVATPGGTAQSTAIALPVYGDAYGQVDVGLIVKATDFLSFSLRGTNVLNATQRTLMGGYNNDAIYVRSWFQSDRRVSFGVNLAF, from the coding sequence ATGGTTTTACGCGATAGGAAAGTTGCGCGCTGGCTGGGGGTCTCGACGACAGTCGTCGCGGCCATGCTGGCGATGCCCGCATTTGGACAGACGGCGAGCACCGACGCGAGCGTCGGAGTCGGCCAGGATCAGGCGGACGACGAGGCGGTAATCACCGTCACCGGTCGCCGCGCCGCCATCCAGGCCGCGGACGAGCGGAAGCGCAAGAGCGACAGCATCATCAACTCGATCGTCGCGGACGAGGCCGGCAAGCTGCCGGACAATTCGATCACCGAAGTCCTCCAGCGCGTTTCCGGTGTCAGCATCGTGCGCTTCGGCGCGCTCAACGATCCGGATCACTATTCGGTCGAAGGGTCGGGCATTCAGGTGCGAGGCCTCAGCGGCGTCGCGTCGCGGCTCAACGGCCGGGAGATCTTCAGCGCAAATGGCGGCCGCGCACTGATCTGGGGCGACGTTACCCCGGAGCTGATGCAGGCAGTCGATGTCTACAAATCCTCGACCGCCGACCTGATCGAAGGCGGCACCGGCGGCCAGATCGACCTGCGGACCAAGATGCCGTTCGACTATAGCATCGGCTGGCACGCCGCCGGCAGCGCCGAAATCAGCTATGGCGATCTTGCCAAGGACAAGGACTATGCGCTGTCCGGGCTGATCGCGGGCCATTGGAACACCGCGATCGGCGATATCGGGGTGCTGGTCGATGTGGCGACGAGCCGGCTGACGTCGCTGTCCAACTTCTTCCGCGCCGAGCCCTATTTCCGCCAGCGCTTGCCCGGCGAGACGAGCGACGTGTTCATCCCCGGCGGTTTCGATATCGGCGACGAGGAGTTCAAGCGCGACCGCACCGGCATTTACGCCGCGGTGCAATGGGCGCCGAGCCCCGATCTCGAACTGTCCGGCGTCTTCTTCCAGTCACGGTACAAGAACAAGAATCAATCGCATTTCTCGCAGGTGACCTCGACCAACTTCACCGTCAATCGCACGGGCAGCAAGTTCGACTCGAATGGCGGGCTGATCTCGACGAACTCGCTGTTCCTGCGCGATCCGAATACGTTCGACCCGACCGGAAGCGCGATCGGCAGCGGCGGCGGCACCGAAGGCACGCGCTCGAACACGATGACGCGCGACATTTCGGGCGAGTTCAGCTGGCAGCCGAACCAGGGGCCCTTCAAGCTGTCCGGCGCGTTCCAGAACGTGTTGTCGACGTCGCAGGCGGACCGTCTCGCGGTGTTCCGCGACGTGCCATTTCCGTCGTCGTTCGGCTTCGATCTGTCGGGCGATTTCCCCACCGTGACGCTGCCGACGCTGGCGCCCGGCCAGTTCACCAATCCGGCCAATTATCAATGGGCGGCGGCGATGCCGCACAACGAGCTCAATCGCGGGACGATGAACGCAGTCGACCTGGATGCCCAATATAGCTTCGAAGACAGCTTCCTGCGCGACATCAAGATCGGCGGTCGCTGGTCGGAGCGCAAGGAGCGCGATCTCAACAACGGCTATACCTGGACGGCGCTGGGTCGCGGCTGGAACGGCTTCGGCGCGGACTATGCGCCGCAGCTTACCTTCGCCAATGCCAAGCCGGGCGATATCGACGCCTATACGTTCGACAATTTCTTCCATGGCCAGATCGCGGTGCCGACGCAGATGCTGTGGCCGACCATCGATCTCGTACGGAATGTCGACGTCGACGATCTGCATCGCGCCCCGCCCGCCAATTTCTGCGGAGCGGCCGACTGGGGTAATCCCACCTACACCAATTGCGCGACGGCAGGCCCGCTGCCGACCAGCACCTATGGCGGTCCGCGCTCGCGCGTCAACGAGTTCATCAACACCGATCTTGGCATATGGCGGACGCAGAACTGGGCCGCCTATGCCCAGGCGCGTTTCGGCCGCGATTATCAGCCCGGCACGATGGGCGTTTCGGGCAATCTCGGCGTGCGCATCGTGCATGTGAAGAATGAATCGCAGGGCTTCATCGTCCAGAACGCCAATACGATCATCCGCAACGGGCAGATCCAGGACCTGGCGCTGCGCACCGATCCGCGCGGAGGGACGGCCAAGTTCACCAAGGTCCTGCCCTCGGTCAATCTGCAGCTGCAACCGGGCGAGGACGTCAAGCTCCGCGCCGCATTCAACATCACGATGGATCTGCCGACGTTCAACGCGACCCGCGGCGGGGGAGAGATCGGTGTCGCTTCGGTAACCAACCCGGCGAACACCCCGGATCAGAACTTCCCGAATCTCTTCACCAACTTCACCGCGTCGACCGGCAATCCCTTCCTGAAGCCGGCGATGTCGAGCAACCTGGATCTGGCGGCGGAATGGTATGTCAAACCGGGGACGATGTTCTTCGTCAACGGCTTCTACAAGCGGGTGACCGACCTGCCGATCTACTCGCTGACCCAGCGCCAGGTCACCGTCCGGTTTTCGAACGGGACGAGCGAAGTGGTGACGGCATCGGCGTCGGACGTGGCGACCGCCACGGAGGCGGCCACGGTGAAGGGCGTGGAACTTGGCGGCCGCGCGTTTCTCGACATGCTGCCGGGTTTGCTGGCCGGGTTCGGGGCCGAGGCCAATTACACCTTTGTCGACAGCAAGAATCCGGGGGATCTCTATCGGGATATCTTTGGCACCATCCGCAACGATGCGCCGCTCCAGGGCCTTTCCAAGCACAACTACAACATTGCCGCGCTGTACGAACGCGGAAGGGTGTCGGCGCGCGTGGCCTATTCGTGGCGGTCGAAATATCTGCAATCGACCAATTCCAACGGGACGACGCCGACCTATAGCTACGTCGCCACTCCGGGCGGCACCGCGCAGAGCACGGCGATCGCATTGCCGGTCTATGGCGACGCCTATGGCCAGGTCGATGTCGGCCTGATCGTCAAGGCGACCGACTTCCTGTCCTTCTCGCTGCGGGGAACCAATGTGCTCAACGCGACCCAGCGCACCTTGATGGGAGGCTATAACAACGACGCCATCTACGTCCGGAGTTGGTTCCAGAGCGACAGGCGCGTTAGCTTCGGCGTGAACCTGGCTTTCTAA
- a CDS encoding sensor histidine kinase has protein sequence MNAATFRSPPRIGFPVTGLLSGLSAHGTSIWRARAKFALLILLAWTAVSIFQAIPDMVDGFLRSELIAKVLDAWAWALLTPLILLIDRRLTAAYPNLLRIAAAHLLLSVPFSLAHICVMGAMFFPFPEVTWNPLRVPQFAIYFYMGGWVTYCAFVGAVQAFNFHRRLLTSQVELERVEKRLVKSRLNALRLQLEPHFLFNTLNAISGELGANPKQAREMIEDLGALLRRSLDCQGSTEITLAQELALLDHYLAIQRLRFGERIRIRIKADPAALSAMVPSMLLQPLVENAIRHGLEGRVHGGEVVISAHLAGDHLQIKVDDDGVGLPPHWRMETGAGLGLHVTHERVQALCDDEKQRAFTLSRRRGGGTRVAIRIPTNARDAEAGDSAA, from the coding sequence ATGAACGCGGCCACCTTCAGATCGCCTCCCAGGATCGGCTTTCCGGTCACGGGGCTGCTGTCCGGGCTCTCCGCCCATGGGACCAGCATATGGCGCGCCCGCGCGAAATTCGCGCTGCTCATACTGCTCGCCTGGACCGCGGTCAGCATTTTCCAGGCGATCCCCGACATGGTCGACGGCTTCCTGCGGAGCGAATTGATCGCGAAGGTTCTCGACGCCTGGGCATGGGCGCTTCTCACCCCGCTGATCCTGCTGATCGACAGGCGGCTGACCGCGGCCTATCCCAATCTGCTGCGGATCGCCGCCGCACATTTGCTGCTGAGCGTGCCGTTCAGCCTGGCGCATATCTGCGTTATGGGCGCGATGTTCTTCCCGTTCCCCGAAGTGACCTGGAATCCGCTCAGAGTCCCGCAGTTCGCGATCTATTTCTACATGGGCGGCTGGGTGACCTATTGCGCCTTCGTCGGCGCGGTGCAGGCGTTCAATTTCCATCGCCGCTTGCTGACCAGCCAGGTCGAGTTGGAACGCGTCGAGAAGCGGCTGGTCAAATCGCGCCTCAACGCATTGCGGCTTCAGCTCGAGCCGCATTTCCTGTTCAATACCCTCAACGCGATCTCGGGCGAGCTCGGCGCAAATCCGAAACAGGCCCGGGAAATGATCGAGGATCTGGGCGCGTTGCTGCGCCGCTCGCTCGATTGCCAGGGCAGCACCGAGATTACCCTGGCCCAGGAGCTCGCGCTGCTCGATCATTATCTCGCGATCCAGCGCCTCCGCTTCGGCGAGCGGATCAGGATCCGCATCAAGGCCGATCCCGCCGCGCTGTCGGCGATGGTCCCGTCGATGCTGCTCCAGCCGCTCGTGGAAAACGCGATCCGCCATGGTCTTGAGGGCCGGGTCCACGGCGGAGAGGTGGTCATTTCCGCGCACCTCGCTGGCGATCACCTGCAGATCAAGGTCGATGACGACGGTGTCGGGCTGCCGCCGCACTGGCGGATGGAAACCGGCGCCGGGCTCGGGCTTCATGTGACTCATGAGCGCGTCCAGGCGCTGTGCGACGACGAGAAGCAGCGGGCGTTCACCCTCTCGCGGCGCAGGGGCGGTGGCACCAGGGTGGCGATCCGAATCCCGACCAATGCACGCGATGCCGAAGCCGGTGACAGCGCAGCCTGA
- the bamA gene encoding outer membrane protein assembly factor BamA — MLFCASALLSGIVAAPASAQSGPAAPNPQASNPTPAPPAPVPRVTKSLRVEGVQRLEPETILSYTRLRTGEPYTTETVDQAIKDLLGSDLLADVAIEGLETGDLVIRIRENPVINRVVFEGNKRLKSDKILKEVKLGPRQLFTRTAVRADVARIVELYRRQGRFAATVAPKMVSLDQNRVDVVFEIDEGPKSKVRQINIIGNKVFGSRVLQGAMATKQSRISALFSSNTSYDQDRLAYDQQKLRQFYLTEGYADFRVISAMAELTPDKRDFIITYVVEEGPRYKFGPVTVDSAIRDFDDKRLATALQIKEGQWYNAKAVEDTVEQLSETAGAFGYAFADVRPEFQRDKDALTMTMNFHIGESNRTYIERIDITGNRQTQDKVIRREMRVAEGDAFNTFLVKRSQDRINSLGYFEDKFEIERKEGSTPDRIVLAANVEERANGELTLSAGFSSLESFILQASIRQRNFRGMGQTVSASADYSSTSKSIELGFTEPYLFDSNVALGATIFRRDYNAFNYIGSDRSTTYEQVSTGFQLVAGLPLTEYWTLSTRYTLMKDDVTLDKSTFYSDTDGDGDTECDPLKAGTYYCQAIGSRITSLVGVSLIYDSLNSRIRPSRGHRLSFSADFAGLGGDVSYLRGRFDGAKYWNVGKGFIFSLTGEGGYIHGLKGSTTAGVDPIRITDRFYLGEPQFRGFDIRGVGPRVKRISYTGDPTTGTQLLNTDKDSVTDDALGGKAYYLTKAELEIPLGAGAREMGLRPSIFIQAGAVFNITRPSKTVEFEQLKDSSGKLLYNADGSPTLLPKKTYVYDSNGKPYYVVASTDANYAGQTTTCKVGYAASASAACVGTSLNTLYYTETSPFLESFVGDSAKPRISIGFGVNWTSPFGPLRIDVAKDIISVDGDDAKLITFNVGTQF, encoded by the coding sequence ATGTTGTTCTGCGCAAGCGCGTTGCTGTCCGGGATCGTGGCTGCGCCGGCATCCGCCCAGAGCGGGCCGGCGGCACCGAACCCGCAGGCGTCGAACCCCACACCGGCACCACCCGCACCCGTCCCGCGCGTGACGAAAAGCCTGCGGGTCGAGGGCGTCCAGCGCCTGGAGCCGGAGACGATCCTGTCCTATACCCGGCTGCGCACCGGTGAGCCCTATACTACCGAGACGGTCGACCAGGCGATCAAGGATCTGCTCGGCTCCGATCTGCTCGCCGACGTCGCGATCGAAGGCCTGGAGACGGGCGACCTGGTGATCCGCATCCGCGAGAATCCGGTGATCAACCGCGTCGTGTTCGAAGGCAATAAGCGCCTGAAGAGCGACAAGATTCTCAAGGAAGTGAAGCTGGGGCCGCGCCAGCTCTTCACGCGAACCGCGGTCCGCGCCGATGTCGCGCGCATCGTCGAACTGTATCGCCGCCAGGGTCGCTTCGCCGCCACCGTCGCGCCGAAGATGGTGAGCCTCGACCAGAACCGCGTCGACGTGGTGTTCGAGATCGACGAGGGCCCCAAGTCCAAGGTCCGCCAGATCAACATCATCGGCAACAAGGTGTTCGGGAGCCGCGTCCTGCAGGGCGCGATGGCGACAAAGCAGTCGCGCATCTCGGCGCTTTTCAGCTCGAACACGTCGTACGACCAGGACCGGCTGGCCTATGACCAGCAGAAGCTGCGCCAATTCTACCTGACCGAAGGCTATGCCGATTTCCGCGTGATCTCGGCAATGGCCGAGCTGACGCCGGACAAGCGCGACTTCATCATCACCTATGTCGTCGAGGAAGGTCCGCGCTATAAATTCGGGCCGGTGACGGTCGACAGCGCGATCCGCGACTTTGACGACAAGCGGCTCGCCACGGCGCTCCAGATCAAGGAAGGCCAATGGTATAACGCGAAAGCCGTCGAGGACACCGTCGAGCAGCTGAGCGAGACTGCCGGCGCTTTCGGCTATGCGTTCGCGGACGTCCGCCCCGAATTCCAGCGCGACAAGGACGCGCTGACGATGACGATGAACTTCCACATCGGCGAGTCCAACCGCACCTATATCGAGCGGATCGACATCACCGGCAACCGCCAGACGCAGGACAAGGTCATCCGCCGCGAGATGCGCGTCGCGGAGGGCGATGCGTTCAATACCTTCCTCGTCAAGCGCTCGCAGGACCGCATCAATTCGCTCGGCTATTTCGAGGACAAGTTCGAGATCGAGCGCAAGGAAGGGTCGACTCCCGACCGCATCGTGCTCGCGGCCAACGTCGAGGAACGCGCCAATGGCGAGCTGACGCTGTCCGCCGGCTTCTCCAGCCTCGAGAGCTTCATCCTCCAGGCGTCGATCCGCCAGCGCAACTTCCGCGGCATGGGGCAGACGGTGTCGGCCTCGGCCGATTATTCGAGCACGTCCAAGTCGATCGAGCTGGGCTTTACCGAGCCCTATCTGTTCGACAGCAACGTGGCGCTCGGCGCGACGATCTTTCGCCGCGATTATAACGCGTTCAACTATATCGGCAGCGATCGCAGCACGACCTATGAGCAGGTCTCGACGGGCTTCCAGCTCGTCGCGGGCCTCCCGCTTACCGAATATTGGACATTGTCCACGCGCTACACGCTGATGAAGGACGACGTGACGCTCGACAAAAGCACGTTCTACTCGGACACCGACGGCGACGGGGACACCGAATGCGACCCGCTAAAGGCCGGCACCTATTATTGCCAGGCGATCGGCTCGCGCATCACTTCGCTGGTCGGGGTGTCGCTAATCTATGACAGCCTCAACAGCCGCATCCGGCCCAGCCGCGGCCATCGGCTTTCGTTCAGCGCGGATTTTGCCGGGCTCGGCGGGGACGTCAGCTATCTGCGCGGGCGCTTCGATGGCGCCAAATACTGGAATGTCGGCAAGGGGTTCATCTTCTCGCTGACCGGGGAGGGCGGCTATATCCACGGCTTGAAGGGGTCGACGACCGCCGGTGTCGATCCCATCCGGATCACCGACCGCTTCTACCTGGGCGAGCCGCAGTTTCGCGGCTTCGACATCCGCGGGGTGGGGCCGCGCGTCAAGCGGATCAGCTACACGGGAGATCCGACTACGGGCACGCAGCTGCTGAACACCGACAAGGACTCGGTCACCGACGACGCGCTGGGGGGGAAGGCCTATTATCTGACCAAGGCCGAGCTGGAAATTCCGCTTGGCGCCGGCGCCCGGGAAATGGGCCTGCGACCCTCGATCTTCATCCAGGCCGGTGCGGTCTTCAACATCACCCGCCCGTCCAAGACCGTCGAGTTCGAACAGCTCAAGGACTCGTCCGGCAAGCTGCTCTATAACGCCGACGGGTCGCCGACGCTGTTGCCCAAGAAGACCTATGTCTATGATTCGAATGGCAAACCCTATTATGTCGTCGCGTCGACCGACGCGAATTATGCCGGCCAGACCACGACCTGCAAGGTCGGCTACGCCGCGAGCGCGAGCGCGGCGTGCGTGGGTACGTCGCTCAACACGCTCTATTACACCGAGACCTCGCCGTTTCTGGAGAGCTTTGTCGGGGACTCGGCGAAACCGCGAATTTCCATCGGCTTCGGCGTGAACTGGACCTCGCCGTTCGGCCCGCTTCGCATCGACGTCGCCAAGGATATCATCAGCGTCGACGGCGACGATGCCAAGCTGATCACCTTCAATGTGGGGACCCAGTTCTAG
- a CDS encoding LytR/AlgR family response regulator transcription factor → MTAQPDPIRALVVDDEAPARRRITDLLARDGDVAKILTAENGADAIAKIREERPDIVFLDMQMPGVNGLGVIEAIGAEAMPVTIFVTAYDRFAIQAFESNAIDYLLKPFSDQRFDTTIARAKERLNDLRLRNADSANALGHDLVKLVAQRAKPGAIWHWIVVKSRDTTRLLMTDQIDWIEAAGVYVNVHSQGEAFLCRASLTTVASRLDPFRFVRIHRSSIVNIRSIAALERRSHGEFEVQLQNGDRLMMSRTYRSEVEALLGQPL, encoded by the coding sequence GTGACAGCGCAGCCTGATCCGATCCGCGCGCTGGTGGTCGACGACGAGGCGCCGGCGCGGCGACGCATCACCGATCTGCTGGCCCGCGACGGCGATGTCGCGAAGATCCTCACCGCCGAGAATGGCGCCGACGCGATCGCGAAGATCCGCGAGGAGCGCCCCGATATCGTGTTCCTCGACATGCAGATGCCCGGCGTCAACGGGCTTGGGGTGATCGAGGCGATCGGTGCCGAGGCGATGCCGGTCACCATATTCGTCACTGCCTATGACCGTTTCGCCATCCAGGCGTTCGAGAGCAATGCGATCGATTATCTCCTCAAGCCGTTCAGCGACCAGCGCTTCGACACGACGATCGCGCGCGCGAAGGAACGGCTGAACGACCTGCGGCTTCGCAATGCCGACAGCGCGAACGCGCTTGGGCACGATCTGGTCAAGCTGGTCGCGCAACGCGCCAAGCCTGGCGCGATCTGGCACTGGATCGTGGTCAAGTCGCGAGACACCACGCGCCTGTTGATGACCGATCAGATCGACTGGATCGAAGCGGCGGGCGTGTACGTGAACGTACATTCGCAAGGCGAGGCATTTCTGTGCCGGGCAAGCCTGACCACGGTCGCAAGCCGCCTCGATCCGTTCCGCTTCGTTCGCATCCATCGCTCGAGCATCGTCAACATCCGGTCGATCGCCGCGCTCGAGCGACGATCCCATGGTGAGTTCGAAGTCCAGCTACAAAATGGGGACCGGCTGATGATGAGCCGCACCTATCGCAGCGAAGTCGAAGCGTTGCTCGGCCAGCCGCTTTGA